Genomic DNA from Lactuca sativa cultivar Salinas chromosome 8, Lsat_Salinas_v11, whole genome shotgun sequence:
AACAATATAATTTCTTCCTTTAATTTGATAACATCAAAAAGATTGGCGTCCCACATTGACACAAGCTCACCAGATCTTTCAATTGCCTCAGCTACTGCATAATTGCGGGTTCTTTTTCCCCAGCAAAAGTAACCTGATTTTTAAGCACCATATTTCTAACCCAAGCTCTCTTAAAATCCTTCTCCACTCCATTTATATTGATAGATAAGCACTTTAACATTGTTTCTTAAAGACAGCATTCTTTTTCATTTATATTGGATTCAGTGAGTTTTGATCCCCAGACACTTCAAATACTCTTTCTTTTACTTGCCCTGAAAACATCTCCTGCTTACACTTTTTTCCTTTGAGGTTGTGAATGTTCTTCATTTTGCTTTCCTTATTTTACAAACTTTTCTGTTTGGACCAACTTTATCTTTTTTGCTCATAATTAGACAGGTTATTGTAATTACTTTTAAAAACAAGTAAGAAAGCATTGAGTCAATATTAGTAACATAATCAACCATTCAATGTTACATTCCTATAACACTATTAGTTACCAAAATATAAGCATATCTAGTAAGTAAGACAAGAGAATAAAAGAATGGCATCAATTAGTAGAAATGCTATATATAGTTATAATGTTTTGCTGGAGATGAGATTGAATTCAATACCTAGACAATGCCTCTGTAGTACGTACATTAAGTTTCAATTTGGCTTAAGAAAGGGAGGGCTTGAATTGAGATACACTTTCAGATGGATTAGTCTTTAGTGGAATGTCTTTGAGCATtctttttgttataattaagtaGGTTATATTATAAAACAGAGcaacaaatgaaaattttcaattcaTGTATCAGGTGAAAACATTGCAAATAGGCATCTGGCGAATGTCAAAGATTTGGTGATAGCTTCAAGAatgaaaaatccattttaattggGAAggtaatttcttgcaagatatatcatggttattaatttttaaatatgcTGACCACTGGGCTTTGAAAATTCTTCATGTTAAATACTTTACTGTAGGTTATACACACATTTTAGCTATCCAAAACATTCTAATTTTGTAGggttttttttatcattatatttatgttggtccAACCTACAGAACGTGAAAAAGCTTTTATGTATTCATTATCTCTTGTGTTATGATGCTTTCCTTGTTTCTGTAATTTTAGTTTTTCCCTTGGTCCAAcccttttgtattatgtgttttgagggtatatatatatatatatatatatatatatatatatatatatatataatgactaACCTTGCCCTTTACTTTATTTGATTTGTTTGTTTAGGTCATTGAAGATGCATCATTATATTCCAAACCATGTTACAGgtcatttttttttaactcgagTGGGTGAGTTTTTCTATGTGAACCTTGTAAAATTGAAAAACACCATGTCTTGTATACAccacactttaataaaataatcaaataaacaaaCCGAATGTTTCCTGTAATTTAGGGAACCCAAGTGTCAAAGATATAACATAAACTTTGGGGGCTACTTTGTGGACTTTAAGAATCATATGTGAGGTAACATATTCACAAGTTCATGTATCATTTAATGTAGTTTTTTAAATTCACAAGTTCCTGTATCATTCCTgactttaatacataaaaatagtaatatagttttaaaataatgtGATTCAGGAGATTGTAAGTATTAGATTACACTTTgaataagttttaaaataaaaaaatatatatattttaggtATTTCTGTAAATCATTAAATTTCAAAATCAAGTTTATAATCTTTaattatgataagtcttaaaacCATCATATATATTGTTTTTGTGGGCAAATGCATTTACGTGTGACATGGGGAATTGATTTAGCCAAAAATCACTTTCTTTGATTGAgagaattaaaaagaaaaatagccCATGACCAAATCAATACAATTATGTGGATACAAATCAAACATTGACTTCCATGTCTTATTTTGGTCAATGGAAAAGTAAATATAAATAGACTATAAGCATGCAGTCTTGTCTTGTGGAAACAAATTTTCAATTGACTTCCAAGTCTCCCATCACAATAACTTGTTTCATCACATCACATGCATGGGCAACTTAGTCATCATATTTGTAACTTGTAAATTTTCtgtaataaattaaaattttattttcataaaCACTCCACAAAATGCAATGTCAAGTCTTGTACCCTTCTCCAGCATACTGTTAGGAACAagctaaaaaatcaaaaattaaaatatgttTCCTTTCCTTGACACATTAACATTGTTACATCAAATAATACTAAAAACAACTTGTTCTGTCGTATCTAGTTTTTTAAATCGTTGAAaccaaaaatcatttttataatatagAACAATAATTTACAAAAATTTATAATCTATCTTTGATTTCTCAAACACATAAATGCTTGTTTGTCAATATATATTGTGCTTTTTTCAATTCATAAATTGTTAAAGACTTGTGACCAAGTAATTACGTGTGCTATGGGGAATAAACTTGAACCAAAACCACTTATTTTGATTAAGAGAAAATTAAAAGTGAAACTGGACCAAAACAATACAAGTTTGTGGATACAAATTGTCCTTTGACTTCCATGTTGACTTCAAAGTCTTATGTATCATTTTCTTGTGAACAAATTCCCAAATACATGTATCATTTCTAACTTAAATATATTAAAACAGTAATATAGTTTTTAAATTCACAAGTTTGtgtattttaatttataaaaataataatatagtttttttataaataatgtgATTCAAGAGATTGGAAGTATTAGCTCATGACCTAAAAATACAATTTTGTGGATACAAATTAAACATTGATTTCCATGCCTATTTTGGGGAAAAGTAGATATAGACAAAGACCAAAAGCATGTGGATAAACTTGTTTCATCACATTTTTTAAAACACTTGAATACTGTAGTAGTGAATGATATACTGCTTAGTTTGCAACTTGTAATTTTGTTGTGATAAATTAAAGTtattattttcatataataacataagacaAATAAAGAAACTGAATATTGCATGTGATTTAGGGAGGCCGAGGTCTGATACAAGTAAtgtcaaaaataataataaaactaaatGGACCTCTTGTGTATCATAAATGTGAACATATTGATTAGTAATCTTGAACACTGTTTTTATTTAGACTTAATAATAATAtcaaaataataacatgatttctaaatAATGTGATTAGAAGCTTGTAAGCATTAGACTTCCACTCATTTGACCTGCTCAGCCCATCTAGCAGTTTCATATTTAGCCACGGTTTTAAATTCCCAGTTTATAATTGTAACCATCacttaaaaatatttataatatatcTATGATTTATCAAAATGGAGATGCTTGTTTGTCAAATACTGCGTTTTATTCAATTCATATTTTGTTAAAAATTTGTGGCGAAATAGAATTCCATGTGCTGTGTGGAATAGTCTTGTCCCACAAACCACTTTTTTTGATTgacagacaaaaaaaaaaaaaaaaatagcataAGAATATAAGGTTGTGGATACAAATTCTCCTTTGACTTCCAAGTCTTCCAATATTCATTTATGGCTTTATAAAAGTACTCGTTGCTTAAtcataaaacccatcacttcttCATCACAACCCATCTTTCTACTTCAACTTTCCTCTAAACTAAAACTGAGTTAAGGTTGATAATGGGGATCCATCTCATTttcatatgtgtgtttttgtttgCAGCCACATATACTTGTTTGGGGGTTGGAAATGTTAGTGTCCTTTGCTCTGAGCAAGAGCAACTTGCTCTTCTCAACTTCAAACACAGTATTGTCGAAGATGACTCAGGAATGATGTCATCATGGGTTGGAAATGAGTGTTGCCTGTGGGAAGGAATCCAGTGTGACGGTGTCACTGGAAATGTTCAACGCCTTCATCTCAAAGGAGATTGGCCCTACCCCTACAATCACTTAGCTGGTAACAAGGTGAGTTCTTCTTTGGCAGAGTTGAGGCATCTCAAATACCTCGACTTGAGTGGGAATAATTTCCATGGAAGTCGGATCCCTGAGTTTATTGGATCCTTGAAACACCTGAGTTACCTGAATCTCTCTGATGCTAATTTTGATGGTATTATTCCTCCTCACATTGGAAATCTTTCTAATTTAAGGGTTCTTGATCTTAGTTCAAATTATAATGAACTCAAGGCAGATGATATGGCATGGGCTTTTGGCCTTTCGTCACTCGAGCTTCTCTACTTGAGTGCagtggatcttagtggagcaCAAAACTGGGACATGATGCTTCACATGATTCCCTCCTTAAAAGAGTTAAGTTTGTCACATTGTAGACTTTCCAATGTTAATCTTGGTCCTTTTCTTAATTCCAGTAGAATACTTCCTAATATAAAACACCTCGATCTTGGCTACAATTCTTTCAAAGGTCCACTCCCTGGCCTTCTTCAAAACATGACATCCCTAACATTCCTCAGTCTTTCTGGATTTAATCATAGTTTGGCATGGAACTTTCCAAACCTACTAAGCATGATCCCTTCTTTGTCAGAGCTTCATTTGTCAGGTTGTGGGCTGGATAAGACGCATCTATCTTCTCCACATCTTAATTACAGTACACTTTCTAACATCCAGCACCTCGATCTTAGCAATAATCCACTTGGAGGTATATTTCCATCTGTATTGACAAACATGAGCTCCCTAGAAGTCCTTGACCTTTCATATACCATGTTGAATTCATCGCTTCCTATTATGCCTAAACTTCTAGAGCTTCATCTTTCTGGTAACAAGTTTAAGCAGATTGAGGATGTTGGAATCTGGAGACAGTGCCACCTGAAACAATTGCGTGTGACAAATAATGTGTTCCGTATGGAAATGACTGACCCACCAACAAACGCATCAGAATGCTCCCAATATTCTTTGGAGTTGCTGGAATTAAGTCGGAGTTTAAAAGGTAGAATTCCAGAAACACTTGGAGGACTGGCAAACTTAAGAGACCTTGATCTATCGCAGAATGGACTGACTGGTTCAATCCCTGAATCTGTAACAGGATTAAGATTTTTACAAGTACTTGATCTATCTGAAAACCAGTTGACTGGTCCAATTCCAGAATCCCTTGGAAAATTAGCAGCTTTAACAAAATTGTATCTACATTCTAATTTATTAGACGGGACTATTCCAGTTTCGATTGGGCAACTTGCCAAACTCCGTACTCTATTTATCTCTAACAATTCTTTGGAAGGAGCAGTTTCTGAAGCCCATTTTGCTAACCCTTCGATGTTGAAGAAATTGGATGCTTCTTCTAACAGTAAGTTGACATTCAATGTTTCACGTGGGTGGATACCTCCATTCCAGTTGATATCTCTTAGTCTCAGCTCTTGCAATATCGGGAATGGATTTCCGCAGTGGCTTCGACATCAGAGGAAACTTAAGAGCTTAGAGTTGTCCAATGCTACACTTTCGGGGCCGCTGCCCACATGGCTGCGGAAGATGCCCATCATTTCTTGGTTAGATCTCTCTCACAACAAACTCAGCGGATCTTTGAAAAACCTTCCTAATGCGAAAAATGATGATGTATATTGGTATTTACCTGTATTACTTCTGGAATATAACCTTTTCAGTGGGTCAATTCCAAGGTCATTATGCAGAAGAACAGATTTGGAAGGGCTTGATCTTTCAAGAAACATGTTAAGTGGGAAAATTCCCAACTGTATGGGGAATCTGCAGGGTTTGGTTATCATGAGTATAAGCTCAAATCAGCTCTCTGGTGCCATTCCTAGCTCAATTGCTCTTATTTCATCATTATTTTGGTTAAATTTGAACAAAAATAACTTTACTGGTGAAGTTCCTCCAGAATTAGGGAATCTACAAGGTTTGGGAGTCTTAGATTTGGGTGACAATAAATTATATGGAAATATACCCAATTGGATAGGGAAAAAACTTACATCTTTGGTAGTTTTGAGTTTACACAAAAACAACTTCACTGGTAGAATTCCTCCATCTCTTTGCAAAAGTTCAAATCTTC
This window encodes:
- the LOC128125924 gene encoding receptor-like protein EIX1; this translates as MGIHLIFICVFLFAATYTCLGVGNVSVLCSEQEQLALLNFKHSIVEDDSGMMSSWVGNECCLWEGIQCDGVTGNVQRLHLKGDWPYPYNHLAGNKVSSSLAELRHLKYLDLSGNNFHGSRIPEFIGSLKHLSYLNLSDANFDGIIPPHIGNLSNLRVLDLSSNYNELKADDMAWAFGLSSLELLYLSAVDLSGAQNWDMMLHMIPSLKELSLSHCRLSNVNLGPFLNSSRILPNIKHLDLGYNSFKGPLPGLLQNMTSLTFLSLSGFNHSLAWNFPNLLSMIPSLSELHLSGCGLDKTHLSSPHLNYSTLSNIQHLDLSNNPLGGIFPSVLTNMSSLEVLDLSYTMLNSSLPIMPKLLELHLSGNKFKQIEDVGIWRQCHLKQLRVTNNVFRMEMTDPPTNASECSQYSLELLELSRSLKGRIPETLGGLANLRDLDLSQNGLTGSIPESVTGLRFLQVLDLSENQLTGPIPESLGKLAALTKLYLHSNLLDGTIPVSIGQLAKLRTLFISNNSLEGAVSEAHFANPSMLKKLDASSNSKLTFNVSRGWIPPFQLISLSLSSCNIGNGFPQWLRHQRKLKSLELSNATLSGPLPTWLRKMPIISWLDLSHNKLSGSLKNLPNAKNDDVYWYLPVLLLEYNLFSGSIPRSLCRRTDLEGLDLSRNMLSGKIPNCMGNLQGLVIMSISSNQLSGAIPSSIALISSLFWLNLNKNNFTGEVPPELGNLQGLGVLDLGDNKLYGNIPNWIGKKLTSLVVLSLHKNNFTGRIPPSLCKSSNLQILDLSYNNLTGTIPRCVGNLNGMVVGHLMNLDYTLIDDDMNVIQVMKGVDLEYTTTWRMVYNMDLSSNKLEGEIPVELTTLSMLVGLNLSNNHLRGGIPESIGKMKKLETLDFSKNKLSGSIPPSMAALTFLSHLNLSHNNLSGQIPTGNQLQTLIDDPSIYAGNKHLCGPPLPNTCSNHQDSTTTTSKKKHKAADEKMEVWLFYVDIMSGFGTGFWGVIGVLMFKKQWRHKLFMFAEETMDKIYVAVVVRVAKFKRGRE